In one window of Sphingobium yanoikuyae DNA:
- a CDS encoding tyrosine-type recombinase/integrase produces MNELAPLPSPTLILPALVASADETARLRFLEFFAVTIRNPHTRRAYMRASADFLAWVEARGVTSLAGVQPLHVAAWVEALGREVAPPSVKQQLAAIRNLFGWLVTGHIVPVNPAGSVRGPAHSVRRGKTPVLAPDEARRLLDSIDVSAHAGLRDRALIALMVYSFARIGAALSMRVEDVFMQNRRLWVRLHEKGGKRHEMPCHHNLEDYLTAYIDGCALREDRKGPLFRTIARGTKRLSDTPLPQANAFAMVRRRAGAAEIGTAIGNHSFRATGITTYLKNGGTLETAATMANHSSTRTTQLYDRRPDDVTLDEVERVLI; encoded by the coding sequence ATGAACGAGCTGGCTCCCCTCCCCTCGCCCACGCTCATATTGCCGGCGCTGGTGGCGTCGGCCGACGAGACGGCGCGACTGCGGTTCCTTGAGTTCTTCGCTGTCACCATCCGCAACCCGCATACCCGCCGCGCCTATATGCGGGCGTCGGCCGACTTCCTGGCTTGGGTTGAGGCGCGCGGGGTGACATCGCTTGCCGGCGTGCAGCCGCTCCATGTCGCGGCCTGGGTCGAGGCGCTGGGGCGCGAGGTTGCCCCGCCCAGCGTCAAGCAGCAGCTCGCGGCCATTCGCAATCTTTTCGGATGGCTGGTGACGGGCCATATCGTGCCGGTGAACCCCGCTGGTTCAGTGCGTGGGCCGGCGCATAGCGTCAGGCGCGGCAAAACCCCGGTGCTGGCCCCTGACGAGGCGCGGCGCTTGCTCGACAGCATTGACGTGTCCGCCCATGCGGGCCTTCGCGACCGCGCCTTGATCGCGCTCATGGTCTACAGCTTCGCGCGGATCGGCGCGGCACTTTCCATGCGCGTCGAGGACGTGTTCATGCAGAACCGCCGCCTGTGGGTCCGCCTTCACGAAAAGGGCGGCAAGCGGCATGAGATGCCGTGCCACCATAACCTTGAGGATTATCTGACCGCCTATATCGACGGGTGCGCGCTGCGCGAGGATCGCAAAGGGCCGCTGTTCCGCACGATCGCACGCGGGACTAAGCGACTAAGCGATACCCCCCTGCCCCAAGCCAATGCCTTTGCGATGGTGCGCCGACGCGCTGGCGCGGCCGAGATCGGGACGGCGATCGGCAACCACTCTTTCCGCGCAACCGGCATTACCACCTATCTGAAAAACGGCGGCACCCTGGAGACGGCCGCGACGATGGCGAACCACAGCTCGACGCGCACCACCCAGCTCTACGATCGGCGGCCCGATGACGTGACGCTCGACGAGGTGGAGCGGGTGTTGATCTAA
- a CDS encoding DUF4160 domain-containing protein — MVTMFRGPRWKIAVYGRDHGVPHFHIEGPDFRCSVAIATFELIVGTVPTAVLKDALEWAGPNQALLMQTWQELNG; from the coding sequence ATGGTCACGATGTTTCGCGGTCCCCGCTGGAAGATTGCCGTCTATGGCCGCGATCATGGCGTGCCGCATTTTCACATCGAAGGCCCGGATTTCCGCTGCTCGGTGGCAATCGCGACGTTCGAGCTGATCGTCGGCACCGTGCCAACGGCGGTCCTGAAAGACGCTTTGGAATGGGCGGGGCCGAACCAGGCGCTGCTCATGCAGACATGGCAGGAGTTGAACGGATGA
- a CDS encoding SprT-like domain-containing protein, which yields MTQDNRESWLNRVAAGMAPLFEALDAPLPSRVRVAIGFTSAGRKGKAIGECWDNRLSADGHFEIFIRPDLAHAPDAMPSQIAAILAHELVHAAVGIPAGHGAAFKRIALGLGLVGPMRATTPGEAFLAAIVPILDAAGPLPHARLDTDGESTAPRKQKTRMLKCECATCGYTVRTARKWLEQAGAPLCPIEGHGVMEHPLDDDDPEPED from the coding sequence ATGACGCAGGACAATCGCGAAAGCTGGCTCAACCGGGTGGCGGCGGGCATGGCCCCGCTGTTCGAGGCGCTGGATGCCCCCCTGCCCTCGCGCGTGCGGGTCGCGATCGGCTTCACCAGCGCGGGCCGCAAGGGCAAGGCGATCGGCGAGTGCTGGGACAACCGTTTGAGCGCGGACGGGCATTTTGAAATCTTCATCCGCCCGGACCTCGCGCACGCGCCCGACGCGATGCCCTCGCAGATCGCGGCCATCCTCGCGCATGAGCTGGTCCATGCTGCCGTCGGCATCCCGGCCGGACATGGGGCGGCGTTTAAACGGATCGCGCTGGGGCTGGGGCTTGTCGGGCCGATGCGCGCCACCACCCCCGGAGAGGCGTTCCTTGCCGCCATCGTGCCGATCCTCGATGCCGCTGGCCCCCTCCCCCATGCCCGCCTCGACACGGACGGGGAGTCGACCGCGCCCAGGAAGCAGAAAACCCGGATGCTCAAATGCGAGTGTGCGACGTGCGGCTATACCGTCAGAACCGCGCGCAAATGGCTGGAACAGGCCGGTGCGCCGCTCTGCCCGATCGAGGGGCATGGGGTCATGGAGCATCCGCTGGACGACGACGATCCCGAGCCGGAGGATTGA
- a CDS encoding histidine phosphatase family protein gives MRAIFIRHGESTGNAGVPCHDLATIELTERGHEQARAVAASWTQAPALIVTSPYTRTRQTAAPTIARFPGVPVEVWPIEEFTYLQPARWNGTRSAERMPHLERYWQDADPDYCDGEEAESFATLLRRCEAALDRLAAMPAGSLVYVFGHGQFIQAARAIVADADLDERAKMRAFWRKGEPPAISNAQRVGFHWQGGRWECAPALAA, from the coding sequence ATGCGAGCAATCTTCATCCGCCACGGCGAATCCACCGGCAACGCCGGCGTGCCCTGCCATGATCTCGCGACGATCGAGCTGACGGAGCGCGGCCACGAACAGGCGAGGGCGGTCGCGGCGAGCTGGACGCAAGCACCCGCGCTCATCGTAACGTCGCCCTATACGCGCACCCGGCAGACGGCCGCGCCGACGATCGCGCGCTTTCCCGGCGTGCCGGTCGAAGTGTGGCCGATCGAAGAGTTCACCTATCTGCAACCGGCGCGCTGGAACGGCACGCGCAGCGCCGAACGGATGCCGCACCTCGAACGCTATTGGCAGGACGCGGACCCGGACTATTGCGACGGGGAAGAGGCGGAGAGCTTCGCCACGCTGCTGCGGCGCTGCGAGGCGGCGCTAGATCGCCTCGCAGCCATGCCTGCGGGATCGCTGGTCTATGTGTTCGGGCATGGGCAGTTCATCCAGGCCGCGCGTGCGATCGTCGCCGACGCCGATCTGGACGAAAGGGCTAAGATGCGGGCGTTCTGGCGCAAGGGCGAGCCGCCCGCGATCAGCAACGCGCAGCGGGTAGGCTTCCATTGGCAGGGCGGGCGCTGGGAATGTGCGCCGGCGCTGGCTGCCTAG
- a CDS encoding DUF2442 domain-containing protein yields the protein MNVTDKTRTIAAVRAIGPSALHVSWSDGTAADIELGAILNDRAFAPLRDPGEFAKVELGDWGHSLAWPSGVELGADMLWLETLSATGHSDVRAFLEWRLRHALSLSKAADALGVSRRMVAYYSNGEKRVPKPILLACRGWEVSDGLHQAA from the coding sequence ATGAACGTCACCGACAAGACCCGCACTATTGCCGCCGTGCGCGCGATTGGTCCTTCGGCGCTGCATGTGTCGTGGTCGGATGGCACGGCCGCCGATATCGAGCTGGGCGCGATCCTCAATGATCGCGCCTTCGCCCCGCTGCGCGATCCCGGCGAGTTCGCCAAGGTCGAGCTGGGCGATTGGGGGCATAGCCTGGCCTGGCCTTCGGGGGTCGAGCTGGGCGCGGACATGCTGTGGCTCGAAACGCTCTCGGCAACCGGACATAGCGACGTGCGCGCCTTTCTCGAATGGCGGCTGCGCCATGCCCTGTCGCTGTCGAAGGCGGCCGACGCGCTGGGCGTCTCACGCCGGATGGTCGCCTATTATTCCAATGGCGAAAAGAGAGTGCCCAAGCCGATCCTGCTGGCCTGTCGGGGCTGGGAGGTCAGCGACGGGCTGCATCAGGCGGCATAG